The following DNA comes from Spirochaetales bacterium.
GGTGAAATCCGGCGAAAACGGATTTCTTCCCGGCGGATTGTTCAAGGGGTTCCTCTGTAAATACCCCGAAAGCAACCTTATGTATTCGAAAATGATGTACGTGAATATTTTTGTCAATCAGATCAGGGGTGATAAATACAAAAAAAAGGCGGCAAAAACGGAACTCTGGAAAGGTCAGTGCAATCACGCCTACTGGCATGGAAAATTCGGTGGCATATACCTGAATCATCTGCGTAAGGAAGTCTACCGCTCGCTTATCGAGGCGGAACTCATGACGCGGGACAAGGGGATGTTTCTTCCTTCCATCATTACCGCGGATTTCGATATGGACGGGATCGACGAATATCTCTACCAGGGGGACAAGCTGAATGCCTATGTCCACAGAAAGGGCGGTATGCTGTTCGAGCTCGATTATCTTCCACGCTGCTGGAATTACCTCGATACATTGTCCCGTTCGCTCGAATACTATCACGGATACAGGGAGCGGGAAAACGGGTACGACTGGTATATGAGAAAGGCATTTATCGATCATATATTTTCTCCGGCAATCACGCCCGGATCTTTTAAGAAGATGGAGTATGATGAACTCGGTGATTTTATCAATCAACCCTATGAGTGCAGCCGGATAGACAAGGAGAACCTCGAACTTGAGTTGAGCCGTCACGGAACGTTTCGCGGTGATAACGAAAACAACGGGTTGCTGATCGAGAAGAAATATCTCTTCAAAACCTCGTTCATCGAGGTTCACTATACTCTGACCAATACGTCGGAACGCCCGTATGAATTTTTTTTCGGGATCGAGATCAATCTCGCTTTCTCCTATAATCACCCGGAGGATTTTCGCATCACCATTACCGGGAACGGGAAAACATCGACTCTGGGGAACGGTGATGCCGAAGCCGGCAATGTCGAATCGTGCGTCATCGATGACCTGCATAACAGTACCGTCATTACCCTGAACTCGACCCGCTCCTTTTCACTTTTCAGCCATCCGGTTGAAACGATATCCCAATCGATCGAAACCCTTGACAGGATTTATCAATCGTCCTGTTTCCTCGCCACATGGAATCTCAGTCTTTCGCCGCAGGGAACATGGAACAATGTGCTCCGGCTTTCTATAAAAAAGAAAAAATAAAGACCGTATCGCCGGTCATCGCGGCTTCGTATGTACGGGCGATTCATCCTGTACGAACGGGAACCTTTCATGATATAGTGACGTTATGGAAAGAGTGGATTGTGTCATTATCGGGGCCGGGGTGGTCGGTCTCGCTTTAGCGCGAAAACTTTCAGACCGGCTGAACGATGTCGTCCTTGTCGAACAGCATGAAAGCTTTGGGAAGGAAACCTCGAGCCGTAACAGCGAAGTGATCCATGCGGGACTTTATTACCCGGAGGGGACACTCAAGGCATCCCTGTGTGTCGAGGGAAACCGGCTTTTGTACGATTATTGCAGGGATTATAACATCCCCCACATGAAAACGGGAAAACTCGTTGTCGCCGTTCATGAAACCGACATTGGTGTTATCGAAACCCTCTTCAAACAGGGAAAAGAAAACGGGGCGGCCGGCCTTTCCCTCATTTCCGGAAGCGCTGCCGCGGGTTATGAAGCCTCCCTTTCGGTTGCCGGCGCCCTGGTTTCTCCCTCTACCGGTATCCTCGACACACATGCGCTCATGAAGTCGTTTCAGACTTGCGCGGAAGAAAGGGGGGCGATGTGCGCGTACGGTTGTCAGGTGCGGGGGATCTCCGGAAGCGGAGGGGATGGGTATATCGTCGAAATTCTCGATGCCGATGCTCGCGTCATGACGCTGGAGACGGAGATACTCATCAACAGCGCCGGACTTTCCTCCGACAGGATAGCTTCGATGGCGGGAATCGATATCGATGATGCCGGTTACCGGATTCATTATTCAAAGGGCGAATATTTCAGGATTAATGGGTTTCCTCCGTGGACGATGAAGCATCTGGTTTATCCGCCGCCGGGACGTACGAGTTTAGGCATCCATACGGTGATCGATCTCCAGGGCCGGCTCAAACTCGGGCCCAATGCCTTCTATGTGAATGATATCGCCTATGACGTCGAGCCTTCGCATCTTGAGGAGTTTCACGAATCGGTAAAAACATTTCTTCCGTTTATCGAAAAAAAGGATCTCTCACCCGATATGGCGGGAATACGCGCGAAGCTGCAGAAACCGGGTGACGGATTCAGGGATTTCGTCATTTGTCATGAAACCGGACGCGGAATGCCCGGTTTTATCAATCTCATCGGTATAGAATCACCCGGCCTGACAAGCTGTCTGGCTATCGCGGATCATGTGGCGAATATGCTCTGATGTATTGAATTGCCGGCCGGTATGTCTTATAGTTAAGGACAGGATGGGAGGATATGTTGTGGAAGAAAAGAGGCAATATCCACGGGTCGCAGTCAATACGACAATCGATATAAAAGATAATTTCAGGGCGGTCATCAAGGACGTCAGTGAAAACGGAATTCGTATGGTATTCGATAAAGTACTCCCGGATGAAGATATTCTGCTTTTCGTCCCGCTTTTTAATGAAGAAAGAATATGTATGGAAGCGAAGGTCATCTGGAAAAAGGAAGCGGTGGAGAACGAGGTCGAATACGGACTCAGTATCGTCTCGATAAGTGACATTGACAAAATCAAATTGAAGCGGTTCATCGATGAAAAGCTTTCGGCGGGAGATGATTTCGAGGAAAAGAGAAGATGCGGCCGGGCGGATCTCAATATCGTCGTGAATTATGCCATCAAGACCAATGCCGTTACAAAGAATATCAACAAGAACGGCATCTGCATCATTACAGAAGAAATGCTTCCGGAGGGTGTCATTATCATGCTCATTATTTTTATACCGGAGAAGGTCAGTATAAAGGCCTATGGGAAGGTCGCCTGGAGCAGGGAGGTGAAATCCGGTAAGTTCGAAAGCGGGATCGAGTTCTGGGAAATTCGCAGAAGCGACAGGGAAGACCTTGAAAAATATATCGAAACGACATCGAATATCGGCAACAAGGTATAGCGGTCCATCGGTTTACATGATAATAAAAACAGGCATATTTATATTGGTTTTCGGATTGGGAAGCCCCATGATAAGCGCCGAAGAAATCCTGACGTACCGGGTCGTCACCGGAAAAAAAGAGGAGTTCGAATCATACCGCATCAAAAAGACGGAACAAGGATATACGATTACGTGCGGGGATATTATTTCCCGTTTCGACAACAATTACTCCCAGATTTATTGGAAATATACCGATTCGAAATCGGGACACGATTTTTGCGCCGAAAGAAGGGGAAAGGTCATTGTCCTTTACGGGATATTCAAGGGAAAACGGATAAAAAAGGAATATACCATCGAAAACGGGCAGTGGACCCAGAGCGCTCATTTTTCACTTGATCCTTTCATACGGTCGACGCTCGGCAATACACGATTCTGGTTTATCAGCCCTCACGATCTCGCTATTTTGGAAATCGAGGCAAAAAAACTCGAATACGAACAAATGACGATCGGCGATAAAAAAGAAACACTTCTCAACGTGAGGATACGTCCGACCGGTTTTGCCGGTAATTTCTGGCATGGCGATTACTGGTTCCGAAAGAAAGACTCCCTCTTTGTCCGATACCGGGCCGTTCACGGACCGCCGGGAACCCCCCCGACGATCAAGGAAATAGAGTCGAATCGATCCGGGCCGGTTGACAGGATGATCCCCGTCGAATAAAGTAAAAACCTGATACCTTGCTTGCTTGCCGCAATGCCGCCCCGTGATTCCGGAGGTGGGGACGGTTTTCAATAAAGGCAGGAAGGAAATATCGTATGATGCTGGAAGTGTATCTGGTTGTCGCCGCATTCATCTGCCTCTTTTTTCTTCTGCTTTCACTGAAAAACAGCGCGACTCTCAAACAATATTCTTCCTCACCGCATCGCGCTTCAGGGCCTAAAGTGTCGATTATTATCCCGGCCAGGAATGAAGCATCGAATATCGGGCGATGCCTCGATTCACTGCTTTGCCAGAATTATAAAAACTATGAGGTGCTGGTCATCGATGACAATTCAACGGACGCCACATGGCAGATAATGAAGGTGTACCGGAGTAAATCCGATAAAATAAGGATTTACATGGGGTTGCCCCTCGAAGAGGGATGGAACGGCAAGCAGTATGCCTGCCAGCAGCTTGCCGAAAAAGCCGACGGCGATATACTGGTGTTTACCGACGCCGATACCGTTCATTTTCCTGCGAGTATACGGTGGCTGGTCGATACCATGGAGCATCATCAAGCCGGCTTCATGTCAGGCTATCTTTATCATGAAATCGGGTCGATCGGCGAAGCCGTAGTGGTTCCCTCCATGTACATCATGACCGCCCTGCTGATGCCGTTATGGCTGATCCCGGAGAAAAACAATCCCGCCCTTTCATTCGGTATCGGGCAGCTTCTGGTCTGCCGAAGGCAATCATTTGATGCGGTCGGAGGATTCGGGCAATGCAGGGATTCTGTTGTCGAAGACATGTCCCTGGCACGGCTTATGAAAGCACAGGGATATAAATGTGTATTCCTCGACGCGAAAGAATATATTCGCTGCAGAATGTACACCTCTTTCGGTTCGGCATTCAGGGGGTTTTCCAAAAACCTGTACGGCGCCCTGCATCAGAACCCGGCCTTTTTTTGCGGTCTTTTTTTCGTTATTGCCGGTATCGTCGAGTTTCCCTTTCTCCATTTTCTGGATGTGCTTTTGAATGGAAACGGCAATATACTGCTCGCGGGCTTGCCCGTGATATTGTTTTTCTCGACATGGCACCTCACCATTACGGACAGGAAACTGAATCCCCTTATTTCACTCCTCTATCCCGTCCTGTTTGTGAATATTATGGCCATTGCGCTGATTTCTTTTATGAAAACCGGATTGGGAAAGGGAGTCGAATGGAAAGGGCGGCTCGTCGGGTGCCATACAAAAACTTCCGGAGGAGAGAAAAAGCCTTGAAAAAGCGTTTTTATGAACCACGCTTTTCACTATCCTCCCGGTGTATATTCTGGTTTACCCTCTTTGCCGTTATCATCTTTGATATCATTGTCGGCAGGTTCAAGGTGAGGGGAAGGGAGAACCTCCTGAAAGTACGGCGGGGCGGGGCTTTTCTTGTCTCCAATCACACAATGTATCTGGATCCGGCTTTTATCGCCCATGCGATAGCCCCGCGCCGGACATGTTTTACGGCAATGGAAGAAACCTTTCGGAGAAAATGCATCGGGCCGTATATCAGAAGCCTGGGGGCCTTTCCCGTCTCGCAGACCATGCCTGCCAATCTCCTCATTGATGCCGTCAAGGGTGCATTCGGCCGCAACTGGTTTGTCCATTTTTTCCCCGAAGGGGAACTCGATATTCTCGATCCCTCGGTAAGAGAATTCAAAAGGGGGGTGTTTTTCCTTGCCGTTCTCCTCGATAAACCGGTGATTCCCGTTGCCGTCATCACGAAACCGAGACGAGCGTTTTCGGATGTATTGAACATATATTTATCCAGGATCGAAATCGTCATCGGGAAACCACTCTTTCCACGGGCGTTCGGAAAACCCGGCGGAAGCAGAAAAGACCGGGTCACAATGATGCAACATCATGCGCGGCATTTGATCGAGCATGAAATAAACAGAAGGCGCCGTGAGATGTTCAACTGACGGATTTTTCGAAGAAACCGCTGAAGCGGTCGGGAAATCTACCTTAATGTTTGGTCTCGCCTTGACAAACCCCGGGTGAGCACTATACTTTTTGGTAAGTTATATGAACAAAAAAAATCTTTTATTGCTTTACGCGAGATCGAATCTCAATATAGTTCTGTCATTGAGCACTGTTGTTCTCATCGTCGTCTCTATTTCCGTATTTACCGGTTTGTTGAGGATTTTCATGCCTTTGATTATTTTCTTTTTTTATATTTTTATCAGTTTTTTTATCCTGCTCGGAAGGCGGGGTGCACAGGAAATTCTTTCCGAAGCGGATGAAGACAGACGAAGGCATGTCGGGAAGGTAATCACCCGTTACCGGGAAATGCGGGACAGGATTTCCTTTTTGAGAATCGGGAATGAAGAAATCGGCAAGACGCTCGAGTATTTCCTCCTTGTCTCCGGCAACTACCTGAACAAATGCAGGGAACTCTCGACATATTCGCCGCAAGCCAACGCGAAAATAGAAGAGGTACTCGGTGTCTGCCAGAATTACCTTGAAGAATATGACCAGCAGTTGACGGGAAAACGGTATGGAATAGAGGATAACGATAATCTTGACGAATACACGGCGAAAACGGTCGATATCATCAGGAAGGCGGGCGAATGTATCGAGGAAAATATCGAAGAGGAACTCGTCGGACTTACCAGGAAAGAAAAAATGGAAATAATCGAGGAAATGAATGACGAGGAGTGATTATTGATCGGGGCTAAATACAGCCGGTTCGGCCGGAAATAGATCAAAGGCCGGATCACCGGACAAACGGCCTTCCGGCGGTACCGGATGAGGCGATATCACCAGGGGGATGTGCTTATGAAAAGAACGGTTGTGATCCTGCTTGCGGCTTTCTGCGTTTGCAATCTCTATTGCCTTCAGGCGGATCTTGAATCGGTAGAGATAGATTGCGTTATCCGGCCGGACGGCAACGCGGACGTTTTTTACCGCCTGCAGTGGCATGCGAGCGGGGGTGAAATGCACGGGTTCTATTTTGAGGGCATGGCGGCGGACCCCTATTTTAATATGGATCGCTGTTTCGCGGACCTCGATACCGGCGAACGGGTTCCCCTCGAGATAGACGAGTTGAGGTCGAGGTATTACGATGTGATCCTGGGAGACGGCAAGGGATTCAGCGGCCGCGCCTATTATTTTATCAATTACGGAGCGGATTTTGCCGGATATGGATGTATCGGTTATACCGATTCGGAAGAGTTCGGCAGGCTTTTCTACTTCGACTGGGCGCCGGTCCAGTGGGATGAATCCCTCCTTCACAGAACAGTAAGAATCGTCCTTCCCGTCATTGTCTCAACCGATGAGGTCGATGACGAGACGATCGGATCGATCAACTTCCGTACCGAACCATTTGTCAACAAACAGAATAAAATCGATTACTTCGGCGTTCCCGGCGATGACGGAAGACATTATCTTACCGTCCGGTTTCATCAGGACGATGTGCCGGGGATGGCGGCACAGCGGATCCAATTCTATATCGATGCCGCGGCCGTCCCGATGGAAGAAGGGGTTCTTTCCGTTCATTCCCCGGAAACAAGCGGCCGGAACGAGGAAGTGGTGACGGAAGATATCGAAAGGCAATCCACGGAGTACATCGAGCCCGCCGATGATACGCGTATCATGTTTATCGTGGTGATAGGAGTATCGGTGGCGTTCGCGGTTCTGATCGCGATCAGAAAATCGGTCGGATTCGAGGGCGTCACAGAAAGGGTCGAAAATATACGGTGGGCGGGGGAAAACTGGATACCGCCGAAACTTATCGTCGGGTCATATCAGGTGAAGGGGAAAATCGTCAAGGACCTTCATCCCATCGAGGTCGCCCTGCTGCTGGAGATGCCCCTGCCCAAGATAGTGGCGATTATGCTGGACGGATTGAAGCGGCAGGGTATCATCGAAATAGACTCCGAAGATCCGCTTCGAATACGTATCGTCTCCGCCCGGAAGGCGGAGCATGAATATGAGGAACTCTTTCTGCGGGCTTTCGATACGAAAGGGAATGTGCTTTCCGGTGTGCTTTCCGATTTTTTCGAAAAACTCCTCGTAGCGCTTCAGGAAAAAATTTGGGATTGCGACCTTGAGGCAATGAAAGAATACTACACAAAGAAACTGGAATCGGAATCCGAAACGGAAAAAGGCCTGACCGGCCCCTATTACCATTACTGGTATTCATACTATCACATTTACCACCATACCGATGCCTACAGCCGGCTTCATCTGCCCGCCGGTCTCGATTCGGATTACAGGACGTTTATGGCATCATCTGCGTGCTTTACCGGGTGTTTTACCCCGCCCGCCGTCGCCGCAGGCGGCGGTGTCGACGCATGCTACTCAGCCTGTCATAATGCCTGTCATTCCGCCTGCCACTCGGCATGCCATTCCGCCTGCCACTCCGCCTGCCATTCCGCCTGCCATTCGGCGTGTGTTTCCGGGGGCGCACATTGAAAAAGGAGAGGCTTTTATGGATAGATTCGTTTATCGATAATGTCAGGGAGCATCTTTTGCTCAGGGAAGAAGACGATGTTCTCATCATACCGCCGAACAGGGTTTATAAAGTCAACGAATCCGGCAGGAAATTGCTTCGGTTTCTTCTGGACGGCGGGCGTATCGGGGATGTTACCGATATCACCGACGGCGAGCGGACGGAGCAGGTTCATTGGTTTTTCTGCGATCTCAGGGCTTTTTTTTCCGGCTGTCCGGAGGCCCCCGAAGCGAGGAGGGCGGTCGAACGAATCAATTTTTCCTTTGATTTCACCCGGCTTCCCGTTCTTGGAGAAATCGCCGTAACGTACCGGTGCAACAACCGCTGCCTTTTCTGTTATGCGGGGTGCGGCGGCCGGAAAAAAGGAAAAGAACTCGGGACACGCCGGATTGAACGGATCATCGGAATATTCAAGGAAAAGGCAAAAATACCCTTTTTTTCATTTACCGGCGGCGAACCCCTGCTTCGGGACGATCTCGAACATCTGGTTCGTTACGCGGTCGCGCGTGGACTCCGCGTAAACCTTATCACAAACGCCACCCTTTTTACCACGCGGCGGGCGCGAGCCCTGTTTCGGGCGGGATTAAGGACAGCGCAGGTAAGCGTCGAAAGCCATGACGAAGAGGTTCATGACCGGCTGACCGGTAATCCCGGTTCTTACAGGAAAACACTCGCCGGCATCGAGATGCTTCAGGAGGCGGGGATATCGGTACAGACGAATACGACACTCAATGGTATCAATGCTTTCGGTATCGAACACCTTCCGGCTTTTCTGTCGGCCCTCTGTATCAAGCGCTTTTCTCTGAACCTCTTCATCCCCTCGGGCCGGGGTCTCGAGTATAATCAGCTTTTTTTCCCGTATTCGGCTGCCGGCCCGGTTATCGAGACAATGCAAAAAGAGGCGCGGAAGCACGGCCTCGTCTTTTACTGGTATTCCCCGGTTCCGCACTGTTTGTTCAATCCGATCGCGCACGGATTGGGAAACAAGTCATGCGCCGCGATGGACGGGTTGATATCGGTCTCACCGGAGGGTGACGTTCTTCCCTGTTCCTCCTATCCCGAACCGATGGGAAACCTGTTACTGGAGGAGTTCGAGGCCGTATGGTTTTCAAAGCGGGCCGCCTTTTTTAAGAACAAATTGTTCGCGCTTCGGGAATGCGAGGGGTGCTCCATGTTTACTGCGTGCCAGTCCGCCTGTCCCCTCTATTTTCAGTACGCGGGCGCGGATGAAATAAAGGCCGGACGGGCGTCCCTCGAGAAAAGAAAACGAGTATTGGTGGAGGAAAGATCATGAAAATCAGGTTTCTCGTTATCCCGGCAATGCCATTGATCGTGCGAATTCTACTTTTTGCCGTGTTTGCCGGTACCGGATTGTTCTTTCAACTCCGGCTGCCCGATGCCGTGCTCCCGGGATTTTTAGTAATGGCGGCGGGGAGCCTTTTATTGTTGGCCCGCCACTACAGGAATAAACCGGTCGATCTGGGTTTCGAGGACTGGAGACCGGCCTCGAAACGTGAGTTCGAGAGAATAAAGAATAATCTGGCCATGACGAAATCGATCAAATACCCTTTTGTCTTCAAACCGGCCCTGGGGGTGCTTTTTATCGTCCTTATCGGGATAGCAGGATTTTTCGCCCTGATCGAAGAAGAAGAGGAACTCCTCATCCTGCTTGCGGACGCGGCGATCCTGCTGCTGCCGGTGAGTTTCAGCGGGCAGGTCAAACTCTGGACACCGCGGGAACTTGATCTCAAAATGGGCCGGCTCGCTGCGGTCATGGACAAAGGGGAATCTTCACCGCACGGCTTTATCATTACCCCGTATATCAGACTCGACAAAGACAAGGAGGGAAAACAGATTCCCGAAGATATCAGGCTGATGATCGAACCGCGGAGAAAGCCGGAGGATTTTATCGGCGTACAGGTCCAGGTGGCGATCAACAATGGACCCAATGGCGCGGTGCCGTATATGTATGTGGTATTTCTCTGCCAGGGGAAAGGGAATACCTTCCGGTATTTGAAGGAAGAAAAATACGGGAGTATGATCAAAGAGCCGGGAGGAGACGAGAAGTACGGGTATATCGTCGTCCGGCAGCGAACGGGCGGCGGCGGATACCATACGACCGATCGCGACTGTCTCAGACTCTACCGGATCGCCGAAGAAAAGCTCGACACCTTGCAGTCGAAGGCGGCGAGGGGGGGATAGGTGTCTATTTTCCGGAAATGATTCGGGCTGGGGAGACTTGAACTCCCGCCCTCTCGGTCCCGAACCGAGCGCGCTAGCCACTGCGCTACAGCCCGAAAAAAAAATACGGGAGCGACGGGGATTGAACCCGCGATCTCCGGCTTGACAGGCCGGCGCGATAACCATCTTCGCTACGCCCCCGAATCGGTAAATCGAGTAGTAATGTATCTATTTTTCCGTGAAATGTCAAGCGCCTTTTAGAATATGTGGAAATTTCCGGGTGTTATTGCCTCCTATTGACATTTTATTTCAATATTGATAAAGTTGTGCCGCTTAAGGTTCAGGTTATTCCGGTTCCGCTTGCGCCCACGGTTCGGCCGGAGTGAAAAGCGGATACGGCCTTAACGTGAAAGCATATCGCTTTTCGACCGTGATGGTAAGGTCTTAGCGTGCATTATATTTTAACTCGAGAAAAGGAAAAGCCATGCCAACTTCAAGAGAACAGAGACGAATTCAGCAAAAAAGATCAAAAGAAAAAAAATACGCGGAAGTACAAAAACAAAGGCACCCGATCCTCTATGGTATCAGTATCGTGGTGCTGGTCGTCGTCGTCGTTACTTTCATCGGTTCGGGAATTGTCGGCGGAATACAGCAGCAGCCGCGTTATGTCTTCGGTACATATAAAGACAAGGAAATAGAGCTTCTGGGAGGAAGGACCATGTCGGCGCTCAATTATTTTACCCAGCTGTTGTCCAATATTCCGGATGATCTCGAAAGCCCCGACCAGCGGAAACAGTACTGGCAGTATTTTTACAACGTGGCGGTCACGCACCTCATTATGATTGACGAGGCGGAACGCGGGATGAGTATGGTTTCACAGGACAGGATCGATGAGGAGATCGCGTCAAGCGGAATTTACAAGAACAAGGACGGTTATTTCGATGAAAAGAAGTATACCGATACGACGGATATGGAAAAAAGCCTGATCCGGAAATATATCCGCGAACAGATTATCTATTCCCAGTACGTTCAGGACAAGCTGTTCTCGCAGCTTATGAGTAAGGAAGAGGCATCGTTTTTCAAGAAAATGGCCGGTACCCAGAGAAAATTTTCCTATGTTTCATTCCGGTATTCCGATTACCCCACCGAGAAGGTTATCGAATACGGTAAAAACAATGTGGACAAATTCCGGAAGATCAGGGTAAGCAGGATTTTCCTTTCCGATGCAGCGGAAGAAGAGGCACAGGATTTGTACAACAGCCTGGAAATGAAGGTAAAGAGTTTCGAGGATCTTGCCCGGGAAAAATCAGAGGACTACTTTGCCTCGAGCGGCGGGGATATGGGCTACAAGTACTCATACGAACTCAGGGGATTCGTCGAAACGGACGAGCAACTCGACCAGATCATGAAACTTCGCAAGGACGAGATCAGTCTGCCCATCAAGCGGGGAGAAGACTGGTCGATTTACAAATGCAGCGAAGAAGCGGTCGACCCCGATTTTACCGAGGAATCGATGCAGACGATCGTCTATGATTACATAATGCAAAAACAGCGAAACATCATCGAAGACTATACGCTTACTTTTGCGACGGATTTCAAGAAAAAAGCGGAGGAGACCGGTTTTAATGAGGCTGCCAGGGCGGTGGATCAATATCCCCCCTCTAAAACCGGATATTTCCCCATCAATTACCTCGAAGTATTCGGGAATTTTCCCGTTAAACCGGAATCGGAAGACTCGCCGACGATCACCGATGCCGCCTACAACAAGGAATTTTTTACCGAGGCCTTCTCCGTTTCTCCCGGCACCGTTACGGAACCGATCCTCCTTTCCGACCAGATTCTCGTCATGCAGCCGGAAGACGAAAAGGAATACTCGGAAGAAGACTGGGAGGCCCAAAACACCACCTTTTCAATAATGATGCAATACAACCAGGAAGATCCTTATTTTCTCCAGCTTTCGAGTACACTCAAGAATATCGCCTCGTCATACGGGATTCCGTATCAGATACTTCTTCTGCGTCTCAATCAGCAGGCGGATGATGAAGGGATTCCTTATTCGTGGATGTTCAATGTGTTCGAGTACACATATTTCGATCTCGACAGGATGATTCAAGAAAAACGGGCCGAACATCTCGAGGATCATTTTAACGAAACCTATAAAACGCTGACGG
Coding sequences within:
- a CDS encoding DUF1926 domain-containing protein, with amino-acid sequence MKTIQIIFGTHNSQPVGNFETVMEGIYQHAYKPFLCILNKHPEFPVTLHYNGVLFEWLEEKHPEFLMLLDEMVKRKQVELLGGGYYEPVLSMIPNSDKLGQIEHMTTFIRSRFGRRPRGTWVTERVWEPNYASILRNSGIEYVFLDDIHFKAAGIDDKDLFYPYLTEDHGKIISVFPISKPLRFIIPNKDPDEVVNYIKSLANEDGDRVVTIIDDGEKFGEWKGSYERCYKTNWLSRFMDLIADASDCIVPVHPTRYLRSNAVRDKIYFPSMLYDEMMDWVLSPSRTKRLSDVRRKVAVKSGENGFLPGGLFKGFLCKYPESNLMYSKMMYVNIFVNQIRGDKYKKKAAKTELWKGQCNHAYWHGKFGGIYLNHLRKEVYRSLIEAELMTRDKGMFLPSIITADFDMDGIDEYLYQGDKLNAYVHRKGGMLFELDYLPRCWNYLDTLSRSLEYYHGYRERENGYDWYMRKAFIDHIFSPAITPGSFKKMEYDELGDFINQPYECSRIDKENLELELSRHGTFRGDNENNGLLIEKKYLFKTSFIEVHYTLTNTSERPYEFFFGIEINLAFSYNHPEDFRITITGNGKTSTLGNGDAEAGNVESCVIDDLHNSTVITLNSTRSFSLFSHPVETISQSIETLDRIYQSSCFLATWNLSLSPQGTWNNVLRLSIKKKK
- a CDS encoding NAD(P)/FAD-dependent oxidoreductase, with the protein product MERVDCVIIGAGVVGLALARKLSDRLNDVVLVEQHESFGKETSSRNSEVIHAGLYYPEGTLKASLCVEGNRLLYDYCRDYNIPHMKTGKLVVAVHETDIGVIETLFKQGKENGAAGLSLISGSAAAGYEASLSVAGALVSPSTGILDTHALMKSFQTCAEERGAMCAYGCQVRGISGSGGDGYIVEILDADARVMTLETEILINSAGLSSDRIASMAGIDIDDAGYRIHYSKGEYFRINGFPPWTMKHLVYPPPGRTSLGIHTVIDLQGRLKLGPNAFYVNDIAYDVEPSHLEEFHESVKTFLPFIEKKDLSPDMAGIRAKLQKPGDGFRDFVICHETGRGMPGFINLIGIESPGLTSCLAIADHVANML
- a CDS encoding PilZ domain-containing protein, giving the protein MEEKRQYPRVAVNTTIDIKDNFRAVIKDVSENGIRMVFDKVLPDEDILLFVPLFNEERICMEAKVIWKKEAVENEVEYGLSIVSISDIDKIKLKRFIDEKLSAGDDFEEKRRCGRADLNIVVNYAIKTNAVTKNINKNGICIITEEMLPEGVIIMLIIFIPEKVSIKAYGKVAWSREVKSGKFESGIEFWEIRRSDREDLEKYIETTSNIGNKV
- a CDS encoding glycosyltransferase — protein: MMLEVYLVVAAFICLFFLLLSLKNSATLKQYSSSPHRASGPKVSIIIPARNEASNIGRCLDSLLCQNYKNYEVLVIDDNSTDATWQIMKVYRSKSDKIRIYMGLPLEEGWNGKQYACQQLAEKADGDILVFTDADTVHFPASIRWLVDTMEHHQAGFMSGYLYHEIGSIGEAVVVPSMYIMTALLMPLWLIPEKNNPALSFGIGQLLVCRRQSFDAVGGFGQCRDSVVEDMSLARLMKAQGYKCVFLDAKEYIRCRMYTSFGSAFRGFSKNLYGALHQNPAFFCGLFFVIAGIVEFPFLHFLDVLLNGNGNILLAGLPVILFFSTWHLTITDRKLNPLISLLYPVLFVNIMAIALISFMKTGLGKGVEWKGRLVGCHTKTSGGEKKP
- a CDS encoding 1-acyl-sn-glycerol-3-phosphate acyltransferase gives rise to the protein MKKRFYEPRFSLSSRCIFWFTLFAVIIFDIIVGRFKVRGRENLLKVRRGGAFLVSNHTMYLDPAFIAHAIAPRRTCFTAMEETFRRKCIGPYIRSLGAFPVSQTMPANLLIDAVKGAFGRNWFVHFFPEGELDILDPSVREFKRGVFFLAVLLDKPVIPVAVITKPRRAFSDVLNIYLSRIEIVIGKPLFPRAFGKPGGSRKDRVTMMQHHARHLIEHEINRRRREMFN
- a CDS encoding DUF2207 domain-containing protein; translation: MKRTVVILLAAFCVCNLYCLQADLESVEIDCVIRPDGNADVFYRLQWHASGGEMHGFYFEGMAADPYFNMDRCFADLDTGERVPLEIDELRSRYYDVILGDGKGFSGRAYYFINYGADFAGYGCIGYTDSEEFGRLFYFDWAPVQWDESLLHRTVRIVLPVIVSTDEVDDETIGSINFRTEPFVNKQNKIDYFGVPGDDGRHYLTVRFHQDDVPGMAAQRIQFYIDAAAVPMEEGVLSVHSPETSGRNEEVVTEDIERQSTEYIEPADDTRIMFIVVIGVSVAFAVLIAIRKSVGFEGVTERVENIRWAGENWIPPKLIVGSYQVKGKIVKDLHPIEVALLLEMPLPKIVAIMLDGLKRQGIIEIDSEDPLRIRIVSARKAEHEYEELFLRAFDTKGNVLSGVLSDFFEKLLVALQEKIWDCDLEAMKEYYTKKLESESETEKGLTGPYYHYWYSYYHIYHHTDAYSRLHLPAGLDSDYRTFMASSACFTGCFTPPAVAAGGGVDACYSACHNACHSACHSACHSACHSACHSACHSACVSGGAH
- a CDS encoding radical SAM protein; this encodes MKKERLLWIDSFIDNVREHLLLREEDDVLIIPPNRVYKVNESGRKLLRFLLDGGRIGDVTDITDGERTEQVHWFFCDLRAFFSGCPEAPEARRAVERINFSFDFTRLPVLGEIAVTYRCNNRCLFCYAGCGGRKKGKELGTRRIERIIGIFKEKAKIPFFSFTGGEPLLRDDLEHLVRYAVARGLRVNLITNATLFTTRRARALFRAGLRTAQVSVESHDEEVHDRLTGNPGSYRKTLAGIEMLQEAGISVQTNTTLNGINAFGIEHLPAFLSALCIKRFSLNLFIPSGRGLEYNQLFFPYSAAGPVIETMQKEARKHGLVFYWYSPVPHCLFNPIAHGLGNKSCAAMDGLISVSPEGDVLPCSSYPEPMGNLLLEEFEAVWFSKRAAFFKNKLFALRECEGCSMFTACQSACPLYFQYAGADEIKAGRASLEKRKRVLVEERS